CGCGAGTGCGACGAGCTCTTCGCGCGACGGCGCTGCGAGGAGCTCGTCGAAGTTCAGCATCCCGGCGCTCTTCTCCGCGCCCATGCGGATGACCCAGTTCAGCGACGGCAGCCGCGCGGCTTCGAGCGCGCCCGGCTCGCAGTCGGCAAGCTCCGGCGCGAGGTCGGCGAGCATCCCGAGATAATCGCTGCCCTTGAACGACGGCGACAGCACCAGCGCGCGACAGCCGACCTTGTTCACCGCGTATTCGAGTTCGCTGCGCCGGTACGCCGGGTTGATATTGACGAGCACGAGGCCGGCTTTCGCGGTCGCGAACTGCGTCAGCGCCCATTCGAGATTGTTCTGCGACCAGATGCCGACGCGATCCCCCGTCGCGAGCCCGAGGCGCCGCAGCGCGCACGCGAGCGCATCGACCTTGATTTTCAGCTCGGCATAGGTCAGCCGCACATTCTGGTGGCGCACGACGAGCGCCTCGCGCTGCGCGTGGCGCTGGCACGCCTCGTCGAAGAAGCGGCCGATCGTCTGGCCGATCAGCGGTTTGGCGGATGCGCCGTGAACGTAGCTCAACTGCGTCATGTGTCTCTCCCCTCCAATCAGCCTTTCGCGGGCTCGAATTCGACGAGCTCCGCGCCGTCGCCGACCTGGTCGCCGACGGCGTAACGGTAAGCCTTGACCGTGCCGGCGGCCGGCGCGTTGATCGTGTGCTCCATCTTCATCGCTTCGAGGATCAGGAGCGGCGCGCCTTTCGCGACTGTCGCGCCCGGCTCCGCCAATAGCGCGATGACTTTGCCCGGCATCGGCGCGAGCAACCCGCCTTCGGCGCCGCCGCCTTCACCGGAGAAATGCAGCGGGTCGACGTTCGCGAGCTGCCAGCTGCGCCCGTGCAGGAACACGTGGCGCATCCGCCCCGCAGTGATGACGGTTGCATCCATGCGCGTGCCGTCGAGCTCGACGCGCAGCCGGCCACGCTCGTTGACGCGGCCGCGCGCGTCGGCCGACCTGCCGTCGACGGTCAGCGTGTAGCGGTCGCCGCGATATGCGACGTGCACGGTCTTCTGCGTCTCGCCGACGCGGTAGATCAGTGCGCGCTTCGCCGTCGCGTTGAGCCGCCAGCCGTCGCGGGCGTGCCACGGCGAAACGGGATCGGCGCCGCGACGCGCAGCCTCTTCGGCCCACGTCGCCTCGCGCAACAGTTCGCCGAGCGCGGCGACGAGCCAGACTTCTTCCGGCGTCGTCTCGCTCTCGGGGAACAGATACGCTTTCTCGCGCTCGATGAGCCCGGTGTCGAGATCGGCGCCGGCGAACGCCGGGCACGCGGTCAGCCTTGAGAGGAACTCGATGTTGTTCGCGACGCCGACGACGCGATAGTCGGCGAGCGCCTGCAGCATGCGTGCCAACGCCTGCTCGCGGCTGTCGTCCCAGACGATCAGCTTCGCGATCATCGGGTCGTAGAACGGGCTGATCTCGTCGCCTTCCTCGACGCCGGTATCGACGCGCACGTGCAGCCCTTCGGCGGGTGGCGCGAGGTGCAGCAGCTTGCCGGTCGAGGGCAGAAAACCTTTCGCCGGGTCTTCGGCGTAGATCCGCGCTTCCAGGGCGTGCCCGCGGATCTCGAGTTGCTCCTGCGCGAGCGGCAGCGGCTCACCGCTTGCCACGCGCAGCTGCCACTCGACGAGATCGAGCCCGGTGATCATCTCGGTGACCGGATGCTCGACCTGCAGCCGCGTGTTCATCTCCATGAAATAGAACGAGCCGTCCTGGTGGGCGATGAACTCGACGGTGCCGGCGCCCACATACCGGACCGCTTTCGCGGCTTCGACGGCCGTGCGTCCCATCGCCGCGCGCCGCTCCGGCGTCATGCCGGGCGCGGGCGCTTCCTCGAGCACTTTCTGGTGGCGGCGCTGCACCGAGCAGTCGCGCTCGAACAGATACACGCAGTTGCCGTGCGTGTCGCCGAACACCTGGATCTCGATGTGGCGCGGGCGCGTGACGTATTTCTCGACGAGCACGTGCTCGTCGCCGAAGCTGGATGCCGCTTCGCGCTTGCACGATGCGAGCGCCGCTTCGAAGTCGTCGGAGCGCTCGACGAGGCGCATGCCTTTGCCGCCGCCACCGGCCGCGGCCTTGATCAGCACCGGGTAGCCGATGCGATCGGCCTGCTCGTGCAGGAAGCCGGGCTCCTGGTTGTCGCCGTGGTAGCCGGGCGTCAACGGCACGCCGGCCGCTTCCATCAGCTTCTTCGCTTCGGACTTCGAGCCCATCGCGCGGATCGCCGACACCGGCGGGCCGATGAAGACGATGCCGGCCCGTTCGCACGCATCGCAGAAGTCCTCGTTCTCGGACAGGAAGCCGTAGCCGGGATGGATCGCCTGCGCGCCGGTCTGCTGCGCGGCGGCGATGATGCGGTCGATGACGAGATAGCTTTCCTTCGCCGGCGCCGGGCCGATCAGCACCGCCTCGTCGGCGAGGCGCACGTGGCGCGCGTTCGCGTCGGCTTCGGAATAGACGGCGACGGTGCGGATGCCCATGCGACGCGCTGTTTTTATTACGCGGCAGGCGATTTCCCCGCGGTTCGCGATCAGGATCTTTTCAAACATGGGTGCGCTCCGCGATGAAATCGCCTGAGCATGCTTCGCATGCGAGGCAAAGTGGCTTCGCCGCTGCGGCGCTGCGCGCCTGGTCGCCGCGGTTTGCGATGAGGATCTTTTCGAACATTGTTTTTCTCCTCCCCTTACATCCGGAACAGGCCGAACTTCGTCTGCGGGATCGGCGCGTTCAGCGTCGCCGAAAGACTCAGCCCGAGCACGCGCCGGCTCTGCGCCGGGTCGATGACGCCGTCGTCCCACAGGCGCGCGGTCGCGTAGTACGGGTGGCCCTGGACTTCGTACTGCTCGCGGATCGGCGCCCGAAAAGCTTCCTCGTCTTCCTTGCTCCACGTGCCGCCTTTCGCTTCGATGCCGTCGCGGCGCACGGTCGCGAGCACGCTCGCCGCCTGTTCGCCGCCCATCACCGAGATACGGCTGTTCGGCCACATCCACAGGAAGCGCGGACTGTACGCGCGGCCGCACATGCCGTAGTTGCCGGCGCCGAAGCTGCCGCCGATGATCATCGTCAGCTTGGGCACCTGCGCGGTCGCGACCGCGGTGACCATCTTCGCGCCATCCTTCGCGATGCCGGCGTTCTCGTACTTGCGCCCGACCATGAAGCCGGTGATGTTCTGCAGGAAGATCAGCGGGATGCCGCGCTGCGCGCACAGCTCGACGAAATGCGCGCCTTTCTGCGCCGATTCGCCGAACAGGATGCCGTTGTTCGCGACGATGCCGACCGGATAGCCGTAGAGCTGCGCGAAGCCGGTCACGAGCGTCGTGCCGTAGCGCGACTTGAATTCGTCGAAGCGCGAGCCGTCGACGATGCGTGCGATCACTTCGCGCACGTCGTAGGGTTTGCGCGTGTCGCTCGGGATGATGCCGTAGATCTCCTCGGGGTCGTACAGCGGCTCGTCGCCGCCGCCGAGGTTCATGCCGACTTCTTTGACGCGGTTCAGGTTCGCGACGATGCGCCGTGCGATGTAGAGCGCATGCGCGTCGTTCTCGGCGAGGTGGTCCGCGACGCCGGAAATCCGCGTATGCACGTCGCCGCCGCCGAGATCCTCGGCGCTGACGACTTCGCCGGTCGCCGCTTTCACGAGCGGCGGCCCGCCGAGGAAGATCGTGCCCTGGTTCTTGACGATGACTGTCTCGTCGCTCATCGCCGGCATGTACGCGCCGCCCGCGGTGCACGAGCCCATCACGACTGCGATCTGCGGGATGCCGAGCGCGGACATGTTCGCCTGGTTGTAGAAGATGCGGCCGAAGTGCTCGCGGTCCGGGAACACTTCGTCCTGCGTCGGCAGGTTCGCCCCACCCGAGTCGACGAGATAGATGCACGGCAGATTGTTCATCTGCGCGATCTCCTGCGCGCGCAGGTGCTTCTTCACCGTCATCGGGAAGTAGCTGCCGCCTTTCACCGTCGCGTCGTTCGCGACGATCATGCATTCGAGCCCTTTGACGCGACCGATGCCGGCGATCACGCCGGCCGACGGGGCGTCCCCGTCGTACATGCCGTATGCGGCGAGCTGGCCGATCTCGAGGAACGACGTGCCGGGGTCGAGCAGATGGTTGACGCGGTCGCGCGGCAGCAGCTTGCCGCGCGCAGTGTGCTTGTCGCATGGCGCCGGGCCGCCGCCGAGCGCGACTTCGGCGGCTTTTTCGCGCAAGTCCGCGACGAGCCTTTTGAGCGCCGCGGCGTTCGCCCGGAACTCGTCGCTGCGGGGGTTGATGTTCGACTTGATGACGCTCATCACAGCGTCTCCGCGAACAGTTCGCGCCCGATCAGCATGCGGCGGATCTCGCTCGTGCCGGCGCCGATTTCGTACAGCTTCGCGTCGCGCCACAGGCGGCCGACCGGGTACTCGTTCGTGTAGCCGACGCCGCCGAGGGCCTGGATCGCCTCACCGGCCATCCACGTCGCCTTCTCGGCCGAATACAGGATCGCGCCGGCCGCATCCTTCCTGAGCGTGCGCGAGTGGTCGGTGCGGTCGCAGGCCTGGCCGACCGCATAGACGTACGCGCGCGTCGCCATCCACGTCGAGTACATGTCGGCGAGCTTGCCCTGCATCAGCTGGAATTCGCCGATCGGCTGATTGAACTGCTTGCGGTCGTGCAGGTACGGGACGACCGCGTCCATGCACGCGGCCATGATGCCGAGCGGCCCGCCGCACAGCACCGCGCGCTCGTAGTCGAGGCCGCTCATCAGCACCTTCACGCCGCCGCCGACCTGGCCGAGCACGTTCTCTTCCGGCACTTCGACGTCGTCGAAGAACAGCGGGAAAGTATTCGAGCCGCGCATGCCGAGCTTGTCGAGGTGCGTGCCGTGCGTGAAGCCTTTCATGCCTTTCTCGACGATGAACGCAGTGACTCCCTTCGGCCCCGCGTCGAGGTCGGTCTTCGCATAGACGACGAGCGTGTCGGCGTCGCCGCCGTTCGTGATCCACATCTTCGCGCCGTTGAGGACAAAGCGGTCGCCTTTCCTGTCGGCGCGCAGCTTCATCGACACGACGTCCGACCCGGCGTTCGGTTCGCTCATCGCCAGCGCGCCGACGTGCTCGCCGGAAATCAGCTTCGGCAGGTATCTCTTCTTCTGCGCGGCGTTGCCGTTGCGGCGGATCTGGTTCACGCACAGGTTCGAGTGTGCGCCGTACGACAGGCCGACCGACGCCGACGCGCGCGAGACTTCCTCGAGCGCGATGATGTGCGCGAGGTAACCCATGTTCGTGCCGCCGTATTCCTCCTCGACGGTCATGCCGTGCAGGCCGAGCTCGCCGAGCTTCTTCCACAGATCGGCCGGGAATTCATTCACCCGGTCGATCTCGGCCGCGCGCGGCGCGATCTGGTCTGCGGCGAAAGCCTGGACGGTGTCGCGCAGCATCTCGATCGTTTCGCCGAGGTTGAAGTTGAGGCTCGGAATGTTCATGGGGGTCTCCTCGTTCCTTGTCGATGGCGTTGTTTCGGGACGTCGCGCGAATCAGTATGGACGGCTCGCGGCGAAACGTCGTAGCCCGTAAGAGTAGGCCGCGCGACGAGGCAGCAGGCGCCAAGGTGGTTGCAAATCCTGCCACACCCCCTAATATCGCCGCATGGCTGCGACCCTTCCTCCGATTCCCGATCCCACGCACGGCCCGGCGGCTACACCGATTGCGTTCATTCGCGCGATCGTCGCGGCATACCGCCGCTACGGCATCAATCCCGCCAATGCGCTGCGGCAGGCACAGATTGCACCGGCGGCGCTCGACAACTCCGACGCGCGGGTGACGGCCGCGCAGATGGAGCTGATCTCGGCGATCGCAATGCAGGAGCTCGACGACGAAGCGCTCGGGTGGTTTTCGCGCCGGCTGCCGTGGGGCTCGTACGGGATGCTGTGTCGCGCGTCGATCACGTCACCCGACCTCGGCATCGCGATCAAGCGCTGGTGCCGCCACCATCGGCTGCTCACCGACGACCTCCTGCTGCACCTCGGCGCGCAGCGCGACGTCGCGCACGTGCGGATCGACGTACGCCGCTACCTCGGCGAGATGCACGAGTTCTGCCTCGTGACGATCCTGCGCTACCTGCTCGGCTACGCGTGCTGGGTCGTCGACTCGCGCATCCCGCTGCTCGGCGCGCGCTTCCCGTTTCCGCCGCCGCCGCACCGTTCGGTCTATCCGCTGCTGTTCCAGGGCCCGGTCCAATTCGACGCCGAGCAGGCCGGGATCAGCTTCGACGCGCAGTACCTGCGCCTGCCGCTGCGGCGCGACGAGGCGGCGCTGCAGCAGATGCTGCGCCGCGCGTTGCCGCTGACGGTGCTGCAGTACCGCCGCGACCGCCTGCTCGTGCAGCGCGTGCGCCATCTGCTGCGCGAACGCCTCGACGAAGGCGCGACCGCGGAGACGCTCGCCGAACGGCTGCACCTGTCGCCGCGCACGCTGCACCGCCAGTTGGAAGAGGAAGGCGCGTCGGTGCAGCAGTTGAAGGACGAAGCCCGCCGCGAGCACGCCGTCGACCTGCTGAACCGCACGAACCGCTCGATCAAGCAGATCGCGCTCGCGACCGGTTTTCGCAACGAGAAGAGCTTTTCGCGCGCATTCCGGCAATGGACCGGCGACACGCCGACCGCCTTCCGCAGTCGTCGGGGTCACGCGGAGCCGCCGGCCTGCGGGACGGCGCGGCTGCCGAGGTGACGCGCGAGGCCGACGCCGCCGGCGTGCATCATCGCGACGTGGTTCCAACGGAAGAGCGGTTTCGCCAGCAGGCCGAGCCGATTCATCCAGCGGCGCACGGTGTGCACCTGCCACTCGTAACGCACCGTGGTGAAAGGCGCGTCGCGACCGAGATGGCAGCGGCCGACGCCTTCAAGGTCGCCGTCGACTCGGCCTTCGATCAGACGAAAGGGTTCGATCCGCGTGACGCGGGTGACGATCGTCAGGCGAAACGGCAGCATGCTGCGGCAGGTGCAGCGGCGCCGCGCGCCGACTCCGCTCGCGTCGCCGGACGCGAGCGTGACAACCCCCTCGATGCCCGGCCACCAGACGGGCCAGTTCTCGGCGTCGACGATCGCGTCCCACACTGCATCGATCGGCGCGTCGAATCGCCATAGCGTGGTCACATCGTATCGGACGGTCATGTCGCGTGCGGGCGTCGCGGATCGGCTCTCACGGCGCAAAGAACCGTTCAGGGAAACCGACGTCGAGGTCGACGTCGACGAGATCGACGGTTTCGACGGGATCGTCCGCCTCGTCGAAACTTTCGACTCGTCGCGGAAACAGCGTGTCCTGTGCGAGCCATACCCGGTTGCGATGCACGCCGCCGACGGTGACGCCGCCGGCGCCGGCGACCTCGAAACCGATCGCGGACTCGCCGGCGATCGTTCCCGCGCCGAGCGGCGTCAAGCTTCCGTTGGTGCGCAGTGCCTGCAGATTCTCGAAAAGCGCGCCGACGTCGGAGCGATCGACCGTGTGCCCGCGTGGGCTGCGGACCAGCGGATTGTCGGGTGCGAGGCTCAGCGCGGGCGCGAATCCGAAGCCCCACACGAAGCCGAGGCCGAACGTCCACACCCGCACTTTCCGCGCGCCGGGGTCGTAGATCAGCACCGCGCCCCGATGCGGCTCGATGCAGTCGATCCGCACCCAGCCCGGTTTGCGATAGAAGTACTGCATCACCTGCCGGTCGCCGTCGGGTCCGATCGAGTGCAGCGTCGCGCGATAGCTTTGCAGCGCGCGAAAGCGCGCTTCGGCTTCGTCGAGCAGGTCGGCCATCACTTCACTGGTCGTGCGGCGCGCAGCCGGGCCGCGCAGATCCCGGTACGCCCGCAGGTCGCCCCCCGCACGCGCGGCGATGATCTGCACGCCGACGCCTGCATAGGCGTCCGCCGATCATCAGCGTCGCGGCGGCAATGCCGGGGCCGGAAACCGCGCTGCATCTTCCTTTCATCGCTCTCTCCTTTGACTTTGCGTCAGATCCGCTCGCAGACGATCGCGCGCACGACGATCTCGTCCTGACGGAACGTGCACTCGAGTTCCGCGCGGTAGGCCGCCCACCAGTCGCGGTCGAACGCCTCGACCATCACTTCGACGAGGATCATGTCGTCCTTCGCCGTCGTGCCGCTTTGCGCATCCTTCCATAGCCCGAGCGCGGGCGCCTGCACGAATGCGGTGAGCCCGCCGAAGCGCGCGATCAGCTCGCGCCGCACGCCCTCGAACGTGCGCCGCTCGAAGCGCCGGCCGTCGTTGTCGGTGACGGGGATCAGGATCTGGACGAGATGCATCGCGGGGCTCCGACAGCGGTGAACTCCGAAGGTACAACAGGCCGTGCGCGGCTGTCTCGCGCGAGGCACCTGGCGAAATTTCGCGCCGGCACGGGCGAGCGAAACCCTCTCCTTCATCGCCGAACTTCCCCGCCGCGTGCGCGTCGACGCCTGCATGAGATCGCCGCGCCCGGACTCCGCCGGCAAGGGCCGAGAGCCTGGATGCGCGCCGCGAAGGAGACATCATGCAGTTCGCAGACCGAATGGACGCGGCTGCCCAGCTCGCCGCCGCACTCGATGCGTGGCGCGGGAAGCACGCGCTGATCCTCGCAATTCCCCGCGGCGCGGTGCCGATGGGCGCCGCCCTGGCCGAAGCGCTGCAGGCCGAGCTCGACGTCGTGCTGGTGCGCAAGCTCGGCGCGCCGTGGCAGCCGGAATACGCAGTCGGGGCGATCGACGAGAGCGGCTGGTCGTTCATCTCCGATCCCGATGCCGCGAGCGAGGAGTACCTGGAAGGCGAGCGCGCGCGGCAGCTCGAGCGGTTGAAGGAACGGCGCCGCTCGTATTCGCCCCACCATCCCCCGGTCGATCCCGCCGGGCGCATCGTCATCGTCGTCGATGACGGGCTCGCGACCGGGGCGACGATGATCGGCGCGCTGCACGCGGTCCGCAGCAAAGGGCCGCAGCGGCTGATCTGCGCGGTGCCGGTCGGCGCCCCGGCAAGCGTGGAAAAAGTGAAGCCGTACGCGGACGAAGTCGTGTGCCTGTATACGCCGCCGAATTTCATGGCCGTCGGCCAGTTCTATCGCAACTTCGATCAGGTCGAGGATGACGAAGTCGTGGCCTGCCTCGAGCGGTTTCGCGCCAAACCGGGCGCGCAGCCGGCGGACTGAAAGAGGCGCCGCAGCGGGAGGATCGCGCGGCGGGGGCGCGCCAGGAGCATCGTTTGCGATAAGCTCGCGCCTTCGTTTGCCGACCCCCAACTGCCGGAGCCCAAACTGACTTCCCCGCAACCCGCGATCGCGACCCTCGCAGCCGGTCCCGGTCCGCGCTCGCCGCTCGATCTGTTCATCGCTTTCACCATGCTCGCGCTGCAGGGCTTCGGCGGCGTGCTGGCAGTCGCCCAGCGCGAACTCGTCGATCGCCGCGCCTGGCTGACGCGCGAGGAATTCATCGCCGCGTATTCGCTCGCGCAGCTGCTGCCGGGCCCGAACGTCGTCAATCTGTCGCTGATGCTCGGCGACCGCTTCTTCGGCTGGCGCGGCGCATTCGCGGCGATCGCCGGCATGCTGTTCGCGCCGCTCGTGCTCGTGCTGGTGCTCGCGGCGAGCTACAACCGGCTTTCCGATTACCCGGTCGTCGCCGGCGCATTGCGCGGCATGGGCGCCGTCGCCGCCGGGCTGATGCTGGCGATGGGCTTCAAGATGCTCGGCACGTTACGGCGCAACCCGATGGGGCTCGTGCTGTGCGCACTGCTCGGCCTGGCGACGCTCGTCGCCGTCGCGGTGTTGCGCGTGCCGCTGGCGTGGGTCGTCATCGGGTTCGGCGTCTTCGCATGGGGGCTCGCCCGCTGGTGCATCGCGCGGCAGGAGCGGCAGCCATGACGACCGCCTTCATGCTGTCCGACCTGCCGGAATTCTTCCTGCACTTTCTGACGCTGTCGCTGCTGTCGATCGGCGGCGCGATGTCGACGGCGCCGGAGATGCATCGCCTGCTGGTGCACGATCGCGGCTGGCTCACCGACGCGGACTTCACGACTGCGATCGCGCTCGCGCAGGCCGCGCCCGGGCCGAACGTGCTGTTCGTGCCGGTGCTCGGCTTCCAGGTCGCCGGCCTGCTCGGGGCCGCCGCCGCGTTCGTCGGCATCCTGCTGCCATCGACGCTGCTGTCGCTCGGCGTCAGCCGCTGGGGCAGCCGGCGCCGCGACACCCCGGCGGTGCGCGCGTTCACCGCGGGCCTCGCGCCGGTCACCGTCGGGCTGATGTTCTCGTCCGGCTGGGTGCTCGCGCTGCCTTTCGTGCGCGAACCGGCCCACCGCGTCGGCGGCATCGTGCTGATCGCGGCGACAGTGGTCGCGATGCTGCGCACGCGCCTCGCGCCGATCTGGCTGATCGCCCTCGGCGGCGTCGCCGGCGCGCTCGGCTGGGCCTAGGCGCGGCGTTCACCGCCGACTCCGTTCGACCTCTCAACGTCCGTGGAAATGCGGCTCGCGCTTTTGCATGAACGCGCGCGGGCCTTCGCGCGCATCTTCGCTCGACAATACGCTTCGCTTGCTCTCGTCCTCGAGGCGATACCCCTCGCTGAGCGGCAGCCCGCTCGACGCGACCACCGTGCGCTTGACCGCCTGCACCGCGAGAGGCCCGTTTTTCGCGATTCGCTCGGCCAGCGCAAGCGCTTCCGGCATGACCTGCGAGGCGGGCACGACTCGATTCACCAGCCCCATGCGCCAGGCCTCGTCCGCTGCGAGCGCCTCGCCGGTGAGCATGATCTCCATCGCATGGCAGTACGACACCTGCCGCGGCAAACGCACCATCGATCCCGCGAACGGAATCACCGCCCGCTTGACTTCGGGCAGCGCAAACACGGCGTGTTCGGCGGCGATGCGCAAATCCGTGCCGAGCATCAGCTCGAATCCCGCTGCCATGCATGCGCCGTTGATCGCGGCGATCACCGGTTTGTGCAACGGGTACTCGCGCAAGCCTGACGCGGCAAGGATCTCGGGATCCGCCAGCAGCCGATGGTCCCACTCGTCCTCGGGAGCGCGATCGCCGCTCAAAAGCGGAATCGTCCGTGCCAGGTCGCCTCCGGCACAGAAAGCGCGGTCGCCGCTGCCGGTGACGATTGCGACCCGCAACGCGGGATCGCCGGCGAATGCCTTCACTGCATCACCCAAGCGACACAGCATCTCGGGCGTGAGCGCGTTACGCGTTTGCGGCGCGTTCAGGGTGATCGTGGCAATCGCGCCTTGGCAGTGAAACGTGATCGGAAGAGTCATTTGGCCGTCCATTCGTTGGAGGCACAGGCGTATCCCTCGCGCCCTGTGCGCTGATCCCGGAAATCGTTAATCCTGGAAATCAAAAGAAACTGCATAGCGCCCCATGAGCTCGCGTATGCGCGCTTCGAGCTCGGGTCGCAACGCCTTGTCCGCAATCACGAATCGTAAGGCGGGCCCCGACGCGGTTTCCACGGCCGTCGCCTCGACCTTGCCGGCGAGTCCTGCCTCCGCCAGCCGATCCTGGATCACCCGTTGCGTCGCCAGCGCGCGCAGCGCCGGCTTGTACACCTTGCCGATCGCGGTGACCGGGATCGAGGGAATGATGTCGATCCGCCGCGGAAAAGCCGGCCGCTCGGGGATGTGCGGTGCGATGAAAGCGGCCAGCGCCGCTGGGTCGACTTTCGCCCCCGGCTTGAGTGACACGAAAGCCACCGGCAGTTCTCCCGCATATTCGTCGGGTTCGCCGACCGCGGCGGCCATCAGCACGTCGGGGTGCTTCAGCAGCGCATCCTCGATCACCCGCGGGTCGATGTTGTGGCTGCTGCGGATGATCACATCCTTGGCCCGGCCGGTGACGAAGACGCGCCCTTCGGCATCGACATGACCGATATCGCCGGTGATCAGCCAGCCGTCCGCGGTGAACGTCCCGGTGTTGCGCCGCATATCGGTGTAGCCGGGACCGACGTTCGGCCCGCGCACGCGAAGAATGCCCGTCTCTTCTGCCGCACAGGTTCGCCCGTCGTCGGCGACCGCCCTGACTTCGGTGAAAGGCAACGGCAGCCCGCAGGATCCGGGCGTACGCGGGGCGTGAAACGGCTCGATGCTGATGACGCCGGCGCACTCGGTCATGCCGAGAATGTTTCTGACGGGTATGCCGAAGCGACGCTCGAAAGCCGTGGCGAGTTCGGTCGGCAGCGGTGAGCCGCCGGTGAGCAGCGCACGGACGCTGTCGAGGCGAGCCGGGCCCGGATCGGTGTTCATCAGCGACGCGATGACGGTCGGCACCGCCGCGAGCAAACTGACGCGGTGGCGCTCGACAAAAGTCCAGTAGCGCTCGACGAAGCCGGCGTTGCGCATGCCGAGCAGCGTCGGCAGCACGACTTCGCCGCCGGACAGCAGCGTGGACAGGCCGTACACGAACGCTCCGGCGACATGGAACAGCGGGAAGCCGTTGAGCATGACGTCGCGCTCGCTCGTGGCATACATCTGCGCCGCGCCCCAGGCCGCATGAAGCTGGTTGCGATGCGTGTGCTGGGCCAGCTTCGGCGCGCCGGTGGTGCCACCGGTATGAAACAGGGCCGCGAGCGTCGTCGGCCCGACCTGCCGTTCGAACGTGAGCGCCTCGCCCGGCATCGCCGCGACTTCGCTGGCAAGATCGGCCGCGCCTGCGGCTCCTCCCACCGCCAGCACGTGGCGCAACCCCGGGCACTCCGCCAGCAGTCGCGGCACGCGCGACCAGATGTCGAGATCGGGATCGGGTCCGAGCGTCACGAGGATGTTCGCCCGCGCGGCACGGATCAGTTCGCCGATGTGCTCGGCATTGAGCAGGTAGTTGATCGGGCAGACGACGCCGGCCGTCTCGCCTCCCCACAGCGTGAAGTACGCCTCCGGAATGGGGGGGAGCAGCATCGCGATGCGCGGCTCCTCCCCCGCGGCGAGCTTGTGGAAGAGGTTCGCGGTCCGCGTGATCTCGGTCACGAATTGCGCATAGGTCCAGCTGCGGGCCGGAACAGCGGGATCCGCGACGCTGATGAAGGTCAGCGCGTTGCGCTCCGAATGCTGCTTCGCCGCGTCCGCCAGCGCCTCGAACACGCTGCCGTGACGCATGAAATGCTCATACGGCTCGGCCGCGATGCGCGCCACGTCGCGCGCCGTTGAGATGTGGGACGTCCTCATGCTTACTGCGCCTTGCTTGCGGAAATGAGCGTCCACCGGCCGTTCTCGATCGTCACCATCACGCGTGAGCGCGCGTCCATCCCGTTGTGATCGTCGGGAGTCATGGTCATGATGCCGTGCGAAACGGTCAGGTTCTTCGTGCCTTCGAGGGCATCCCGCAGCGCAGCGCGAAACTCGGGCGTACCGGGCGCCGCCTTCGCCAGCGCGCCCGGAACTGCATTGCGCAGCAGCAACATCGCATCCCACGCATGGGCACCGAAAGTGGTTACGGTGTCCTTGCCGAAGGCCTCCTCGTATCGCTGCACATAGTCCGTCGCGACGGTCTTGATTTCCGAGGCCGGCAGTTGCGCTGCAACGAGTACCGGTCCCGCGGGGAGAATCGTCCCCTCCACGTCCTTGCCGCCGACCCGCAGAAAGTCGTTGTTGGCAACGCCGTGGGTCTGGTAGATGGGTCCGTCGTAGCCGCGCTCACGCAAAGTCTTTTGCGGCAGCGCCGCGGGAGTACCCGCGCCGACGACCGCGACGGCGTCCGGCTTGGCCGCCATCACTTTCAACGCCTGCGCCGTGACGCT
Above is a genomic segment from Azoarcus sp. PA01 containing:
- a CDS encoding phosphoribosyltransferase family protein, coding for MQFADRMDAAAQLAAALDAWRGKHALILAIPRGAVPMGAALAEALQAELDVVLVRKLGAPWQPEYAVGAIDESGWSFISDPDAASEEYLEGERARQLERLKERRRSYSPHHPPVDPAGRIVIVVDDGLATGATMIGALHAVRSKGPQRLICAVPVGAPASVEKVKPYADEVVCLYTPPNFMAVGQFYRNFDQVEDDEVVACLERFRAKPGAQPAD
- a CDS encoding chromate transporter; its protein translation is MTSPQPAIATLAAGPGPRSPLDLFIAFTMLALQGFGGVLAVAQRELVDRRAWLTREEFIAAYSLAQLLPGPNVVNLSLMLGDRFFGWRGAFAAIAGMLFAPLVLVLVLAASYNRLSDYPVVAGALRGMGAVAAGLMLAMGFKMLGTLRRNPMGLVLCALLGLATLVAVAVLRVPLAWVVIGFGVFAWGLARWCIARQERQP
- a CDS encoding chromate transporter, whose product is MTTAFMLSDLPEFFLHFLTLSLLSIGGAMSTAPEMHRLLVHDRGWLTDADFTTAIALAQAAPGPNVLFVPVLGFQVAGLLGAAAAFVGILLPSTLLSLGVSRWGSRRRDTPAVRAFTAGLAPVTVGLMFSSGWVLALPFVREPAHRVGGIVLIAATVVAMLRTRLAPIWLIALGGVAGALGWA
- a CDS encoding enoyl-CoA hydratase-related protein, which gives rise to MTLPITFHCQGAIATITLNAPQTRNALTPEMLCRLGDAVKAFAGDPALRVAIVTGSGDRAFCAGGDLARTIPLLSGDRAPEDEWDHRLLADPEILAASGLREYPLHKPVIAAINGACMAAGFELMLGTDLRIAAEHAVFALPEVKRAVIPFAGSMVRLPRQVSYCHAMEIMLTGEALAADEAWRMGLVNRVVPASQVMPEALALAERIAKNGPLAVQAVKRTVVASSGLPLSEGYRLEDESKRSVLSSEDAREGPRAFMQKREPHFHGR
- a CDS encoding acyl-CoA synthetase; amino-acid sequence: MRTSHISTARDVARIAAEPYEHFMRHGSVFEALADAAKQHSERNALTFISVADPAVPARSWTYAQFVTEITRTANLFHKLAAGEEPRIAMLLPPIPEAYFTLWGGETAGVVCPINYLLNAEHIGELIRAARANILVTLGPDPDLDIWSRVPRLLAECPGLRHVLAVGGAAGAADLASEVAAMPGEALTFERQVGPTTLAALFHTGGTTGAPKLAQHTHRNQLHAAWGAAQMYATSERDVMLNGFPLFHVAGAFVYGLSTLLSGGEVVLPTLLGMRNAGFVERYWTFVERHRVSLLAAVPTVIASLMNTDPGPARLDSVRALLTGGSPLPTELATAFERRFGIPVRNILGMTECAGVISIEPFHAPRTPGSCGLPLPFTEVRAVADDGRTCAAEETGILRVRGPNVGPGYTDMRRNTGTFTADGWLITGDIGHVDAEGRVFVTGRAKDVIIRSSHNIDPRVIEDALLKHPDVLMAAAVGEPDEYAGELPVAFVSLKPGAKVDPAALAAFIAPHIPERPAFPRRIDIIPSIPVTAIGKVYKPALRALATQRVIQDRLAEAGLAGKVEATAVETASGPALRFVIADKALRPELEARIRELMGRYAVSFDFQD